The candidate division TA06 bacterium genome contains a region encoding:
- a CDS encoding site-specific DNA-methyltransferase: protein MARKKATKAGKRASFESVKHKNKRVNIPTRELEDFVKEDETKPKTLLYPRDPSLDPQLVWKGKDEQDREDLKVPAVPVYIQEKIHPQALIEDLRREAQEGKPRQIDLYADFNGVQFEELIEFYLHEQNWSNRMILGDSLLVMTSLAEKEGLKGKVQMIYIDPPYGIKFGSNWQVSTRKRNVKDGKVKDASRQPEQVKAFRDTWRLGIHSYLAYLRDRLAVARELLTETGSVFVQIGDENVHLVRCLMDEVFGSENYVATISFTKTSGQTKTTLVPIASDYLLLYAKKRKMMKYRQLFSTKVLGGKGSKEHRFVELPDGTTRREPITLDEIQNPSSLPLDFRVYATGPIVSAGYSEKGSADIHIRSEGKRYLLKCGTNRHWTVGVEGTKLLWKIGRLVRQEGLRIFKRYFDDFRYSPMTNTWVDTRGETDMDYVVQTAAKVAERCLLMTTDPGDLVLDPTCGSGTTAYVAEQWGRRWITIDTSRVALALARARLMTARFPYYLLSDSPEGFVKEAEVTGQAPPASLPKMEKDVRKGFVYRREPHITLKSIANNEEIQVIHAKWHKKLEPVRAKLNKMLKRSWEEWEVPRESHKAWSKEAKELLAQWWALRKERQKEIDDSIAVGADTELLYDQPYRDPKRIRVTGPFTAESLSPHRFLSADDDLDGTVTEREARDHHDFTTMILENLKTAGVQNMVRNQRLKFDRLEPYAGRWLHADGEYTENSNAKRVAVCIGPEHGTVGPELVKEAAKEAVKGVGFDLLVVCGFAFDPHAWEAAKEFSPQSAKPFKGIVAERKAQYGKLTILLAKMNPDLAMGDELLKKTGTGNLFMVFGEPDLKVTKQKDGKLVVAIKGVDVYDPTTGQIRSHSTDDIACWFIDTDYNEESFFVRHAYFAGAEEPYDKLKRALRAEIDEAAWSALYSTKSRPFDPPKTGKIAVKVINHYGDEVLKVYRL, encoded by the coding sequence ATGGCACGGAAGAAAGCCACAAAAGCAGGTAAGAGAGCATCTTTCGAGAGCGTCAAGCACAAGAACAAGCGGGTGAATATTCCGACCCGAGAATTGGAAGACTTCGTCAAGGAAGACGAGACCAAGCCCAAAACGCTCCTCTATCCCAGGGACCCGTCCTTGGACCCGCAGTTGGTCTGGAAGGGCAAGGACGAGCAGGACCGTGAGGACTTGAAGGTTCCTGCCGTGCCGGTGTACATTCAGGAGAAGATTCATCCCCAAGCTCTGATTGAGGACTTGCGGCGCGAGGCGCAAGAAGGAAAGCCGCGTCAAATTGACCTCTATGCGGATTTCAACGGGGTACAGTTTGAGGAGTTAATTGAGTTCTATCTGCATGAGCAGAACTGGTCCAACCGGATGATACTCGGGGATTCTCTTTTGGTGATGACCTCCTTGGCCGAGAAAGAAGGGCTGAAGGGGAAGGTGCAGATGATCTACATTGATCCGCCCTACGGGATTAAGTTCGGGTCGAATTGGCAGGTGTCCACGCGGAAGCGGAATGTGAAGGACGGCAAGGTCAAAGACGCAAGCCGCCAGCCTGAACAGGTAAAGGCCTTTCGCGATACGTGGCGACTCGGCATCCATTCTTACCTGGCATACCTCCGTGACCGGCTTGCGGTGGCACGCGAACTTCTCACGGAGACCGGCTCCGTCTTCGTCCAGATTGGTGACGAGAACGTGCATCTCGTCCGGTGCCTGATGGATGAGGTCTTTGGTAGTGAGAACTATGTCGCGACGATATCATTCACAAAGACAAGCGGACAAACCAAAACCACCCTTGTACCTATCGCTTCGGACTACTTGCTCCTATACGCCAAGAAACGAAAGATGATGAAATACCGGCAGCTCTTCAGCACTAAAGTCCTGGGAGGCAAAGGCAGCAAAGAACACAGATTTGTCGAATTACCTGATGGCACCACTCGAAGAGAACCAATCACGCTTGACGAGATACAGAATCCGTCATCTCTTCCCCTAGATTTTCGTGTCTATGCGACTGGGCCAATTGTCTCGGCAGGGTACTCTGAAAAGGGCTCGGCAGACATACACATCCGATCAGAAGGGAAAAGGTATCTGTTGAAGTGCGGCACTAATAGGCATTGGACGGTCGGTGTGGAAGGTACCAAGCTACTCTGGAAGATAGGGCGCTTAGTTCGTCAAGAAGGATTGCGGATCTTCAAACGGTATTTTGACGATTTCCGTTACTCCCCTATGACTAATACCTGGGTGGACACACGCGGCGAAACCGATATGGATTACGTAGTTCAAACTGCGGCCAAAGTTGCTGAGCGCTGTCTGCTCATGACCACGGACCCGGGGGACCTTGTTCTTGACCCGACGTGTGGCAGTGGGACTACGGCGTATGTGGCGGAGCAGTGGGGGAGGCGGTGGATTACTATTGATACATCCCGCGTGGCACTGGCGTTGGCGCGCGCGCGGTTGATGACAGCAAGGTTTCCCTACTATCTCCTTTCGGACTCGCCAGAGGGCTTTGTGAAGGAGGCCGAAGTAACGGGCCAGGCCCCTCCTGCTTCTCTGCCGAAGATGGAGAAGGATGTGCGCAAAGGCTTTGTCTATAGGCGGGAGCCGCACATTACGCTCAAGTCCATCGCGAACAATGAGGAGATTCAAGTTATTCATGCCAAATGGCACAAGAAACTGGAGCCAGTTCGGGCAAAGCTGAACAAGATGCTGAAGAGGTCTTGGGAGGAGTGGGAGGTGCCACGCGAATCACACAAGGCTTGGTCAAAGGAGGCAAAGGAACTCTTGGCCCAGTGGTGGGCTTTGCGGAAAGAGCGGCAGAAGGAGATTGACGACTCTATTGCGGTGGGGGCGGATACAGAACTTCTCTATGATCAACCTTACCGGGACCCCAAGCGGATTCGGGTGACCGGTCCGTTCACGGCAGAGAGCCTTTCCCCGCATAGGTTTCTGAGCGCTGACGATGATCTCGATGGAACCGTCACGGAGCGCGAGGCACGCGATCACCACGACTTCACGACCATGATTCTGGAAAATCTGAAGACAGCCGGAGTGCAGAACATGGTCAGGAACCAGCGCCTGAAGTTCGATCGTCTCGAGCCCTATGCCGGACGGTGGCTGCATGCCGATGGAGAATACACGGAGAATAGTAACGCGAAGCGTGTAGCCGTGTGTATTGGCCCAGAGCACGGAACCGTCGGCCCGGAGTTAGTAAAAGAAGCAGCCAAAGAGGCGGTCAAGGGTGTGGGCTTCGACCTTTTGGTCGTCTGCGGCTTCGCTTTCGACCCCCATGCTTGGGAAGCGGCGAAGGAGTTCAGCCCGCAGTCAGCGAAACCTTTCAAAGGAATCGTTGCAGAGCGCAAGGCGCAATACGGTAAGTTGACCATCCTTCTGGCCAAGATGAACCCGGACTTGGCGATGGGCGATGAGCTGTTGAAGAAGACGGGCACGGGAAACCTCTTCATGGTCTTCGGCGAACCGGACCTTAAGGTGACAAAACAGAAGGACGGAAAACTGGTCGTGGCGATCAAAGGCGTGGACGTTTACGACCCGACCACCGGACAGATTCGCAGCCATTCCACAGACGACATCGCCTGCTGGTTCATTGACACAGACTACAACGAGGAGAGCTTTTTTGTCCGCCATGCATACTTCGCCGGGGCGGAAGAGCCTTACGACAAGTTGAAGCGCGCTCTCAGGGCAGAGATTGATGAAGCGGCCTGGAGCGCACTCTACTCGACCAAGAGCCGGCCCTTCGATCCGCCCAAAACGGGCAAGATTGCTGTGAAAGTCATCAACCACTACGGCGACGAGGTTCTGAAAGTCTACCGATTGTAA